AACAGAAGGAGGCCGCGATCAGCAGCGGCTCTGCCGAATTGGGGCTGGAGAAAGCTGCCTTGGAGGAGTCCGAGAAGGAACTGGCAGAAGCGCACGCAGAGCTGGCCCAGAAGAAGCAGTTTCTAGACCAGAACGAATCCGCCATCGCCAGCGGCTCTGCAGAACTGACGTCGCAGATGTCAGCACTCGAAGAATCAAAGCAGGGGATGACTAGAGCTCTTGCGGAACTAGCTGAGAAGAAGACGGTCCTCGAACAGAAGGAAGCTGCGATATTCAACAGCTCCGCGGAGCTGGAGAACAAAGCCATGAGCCTCGCGCAGATGGAGTCCAAGCTCGCGGGTGAGATGAAATCCCTCGAGAGCAGACAAGCTGCCCTGAACATGAGAGAGCAGGATGCAGGGAAGTCCATGGACGAATACAGGGCCGTCCTGGACGAGATCGCCAAAGAGGGAGAGGGTCTGAAATCGAAGGAGTCAGACTTGAAGGCACGCACGGCGCAACTCGAACAGAGCATCAACGACCTCGAGCTACTTCAGGCGGCTACCGAAAGAGAGAGGAATCTGATTGATCAGAAGGATGCCGGGCTCGAGCAGCTCAGGATGGAGCTCGAGAAGTGGCGCATCGAACTCATGGACAAGAGGGAGCAGCTGGAGGAAGAGGTCCGGGAGAGGGTCACGGAGGTCTCCCATCAAGCGGCGAGCTTGACGAGACCGCAGGCTGCCACCGTCACTGACGATGCCCTGCTCAGGCGGGAGATAGAGCTGCGGAACCTCGAAGAGCATCTTCGTTCAAGAGGACGCGATCTCGAGACGAAGGAGCGGACAGTCGCTGTCGAGATGGAGAGGCTTGAGAAGGAGCGGACGGAGGTCCAGGATATCTGGGACAAGGTAGACTTCTCGAAGAAGGGGATCGCCGCGGTCATGGATGAGAAGACAATCGTAGAGCTAGAGAGGAGGAAGCAAGAGCTGGACCAGCTGTACCTGAAGCTCTCCGACCGAGAGGAGACCATACGCAAGGACGAAGCACGCCTTGAGGGTGAATGGAGCAGGCTTCAGACGATCGAGGAGGAGCTCTCCGATCTAGCGCGAGTCCTGAAGTCCAAGGACGATGACATAAAGAGGCTGGACGGGCCGGCCTAGCCCGACCATTTGTTCTTGAGAGGCTCAGAACACAGTGACCTTGCCCTTCACGATCAAGTCCGTCAGGTCGGTTATTCTAGCGAGTCCGTCGTCATAGATCGCCCTGATCTCCTTCTCGTACCTCTTCTGGTTCACATTCGGGGCGTAGATGACGTTGGCGCTAGCGGCCTGGGGTGCGTCGATCGGACGGCCGATCTGAGAAAGCATCCTGGTGTGCACCTCGACGATGTCCCCCTTGCCCATCTTGATGATGTCGCTGGCAACAATGTTGGCCAGTATGTTATACAGCTTGCCAACATGTGTGACTGGGTTCTTGCCCGCGGATGCCTCCATGCTCATCGGCCTCATCGGTGTGATCAAGCCGTTGGCGCGGTTGCCTCTGCCCACAGAACCATCATCGCCATTCTCCATGCTCAGCCCCGACACCGTCAGGTAGTAGATGCCCTTCCTGTAATCGTCCGCGGTGTTGACGAAAACTTTGAGCTTCCTGTCCGTGAATCCCTGGGCGAAATCATGGATCTTGCTGGTCGCCTCCTCGATGGCGCTCTCATAATGGCCCTTGTCTGGGACCTTGGAGGAAACTATCGCGACCGCGACTGTCAGATCGATCTCGTCGCCCATCCGGCAAGCCATGACCTTGACATCCTCACCAAGCTCGGGAAGCTTGTGCCAAAGCTTGCAGTTGATGAACTTCTCAGTCTCGAGCGTGATCTTCTCGGTCTCGCTGAGGGGCGCGAATCCGACTCCGAACGAAGTGTCGTTTGCGAGAAGCCGCTTGGTCTCGTAGAGTCCTCTCAGGTCGACGCTGCCCTGTCCGATCCTGCAGTCAAGGGTCACATCCCATTCCACATCAAGGTTCTTGCAGGTCTTCTCCAGGTAGGAATACGCGGCTTTTAGGGCACACGTCCTGTACGGGAGCCTCTCTCCGTTGACTTCAGTGGTCGCTCGACCAACCAGGAGCACATATATCGGCTCTAGCATGTACCCGCCGCCGAACCTGGGTGCGGACTGGCCGCCAACGACCTCCACCTCATCGGTGTTGTGGTGCAGTATCCTGCCGTACCTCTCCCGGTACATCTTGCACAGAGCCCTGGAAACACTCTCGGCCAGCCCGTCAGCGATGCTGTCCGGGTGTCCGATACCCTTCCTCTCGACGAACTCGATGTTCTGCTTTTCAATGGGAGTGTGGGTCAGTTGCTCAATGAAAATGTTCCTTTCCATAAGCTCATCTCAACCAAGCTGAAGGCGAAGAATAAAATGGTCGCACTTAACCTTTTCGGACATGCACGTCCCGCTGTGGAGAGATGTGCAGGGTGCTCACTTCTTCTTGCGATATCCCTTCCGTCTGGACTCCCTGAGGCTGCCTTCAGGGACGAGGCACATCTTCTTGCCAGAGAGAACGCCAGCGACGCCCTCCTTGCTCTCTACCTTGCTGTAGTCGTCGCACATCTTGCAGGTCGGAGGGCAGACGGATATGCGGTCCTTCGGCTCTGGGTACGAGAACGTTCCGCCCTCGTAGTTCCTCAGCACGACGCGCTTGTCGGACATGGATATCAAGTATTGAGGCGCTATCGGTATCTTCCCTCCGCCGCCAGGGCCGTCAACGATGAAAGTCGGAATGGAGAACCCTGACGTGTGTCCCCTGAGCGCTTCCGCGATCTCGATGCCCTTCGCAACCGATGTCCTGAAGTGCTCGATGCCCCTTGAAAGATCGCACTGGTAGAAGTAGTACGGTCTGCACCTGATCTTCACGAGATCCTGTACGAGCTTCTTCATAATCGTCGGGCAGTCGTTTATCCCCTTGAGCAACACAGACTGGTTCCCAACCGGGATGCCGTGGTCGACAAGCATCTCGACGGCCTTCTTCGACTCAGGGGTGATCTCCTTCGGATGGTTGAAGTGCGTGTTCAGCCACATGGGATGGTACTTCGTGAGCATCTTGCACAGTTCGGGCGTGATCCTCTGAGGCATCGTGCATGGCGTCCGGCTTCCTATGCGGACGATCTCAACATGGTCGATGGCCTTCAAGCGTTTGATGATGTCTTCAAGGAACGAGTCTGAAACTAGCAGAGGGTCGCCCCCAGACAACAGAACGTCTCTGATCTCCTCGTGCTTAGTGATGTACTTGATGGCGGCGTCAATCGAAGCCTTGTCTCGCTGGTGGTCCTGCTGTCCTGCCAGCCTTCTCCTCGTGCAGTGCCTGCAGTAGTTGGCACACATATCGGTGATGAGGAACAGAACTCTGTCCGGGTACCTGTGCGTGAGGCCGTGCACGGGCGAGTCTATGTCCTCGAACAGAGGGTCCTCCATGTCAGATGCGCTGAAATCCAATTCCTTGATCGTGGGTATGGCCTGCATCCTGATAGGGTCGTGCGGGTCGTCCGGGTCCATTAACATTGCGAAGTACGGGCTGATGGCCATTCTGAGAATCTTGAGCGATTCGTGCACTCCCGCCTCTTCATCTGGGGTGAGGTTGACGACCTCCTTGAGCTGGTCGACGGTGGTGATCCTATTCGCGACCTGCCATCTCCAATCGTCCCACTGCTCTTTCGTGACGTTCTTCCAGAGAGAGACTTCTTTGTAAGACCTCATGACACATCCCTTTCAGGGCTGACAGAATTCCACATTGTTCGACACTCTATTTATCATCTGCCCAGCACATGGCTAGCAGCGTTACGAACTCCGATAACACAATACGAAATCGGAAGGCTCTTCCCGCGCTCGATGAACGTTATCGGAGGCGCGTGTCTAATCGCATCTTCTGCGAACCGTGTTGTTCACCAATGGTTAAATATGCTAACTCTGATTCGAGAAAAAGCCGTTCCAGAAGGCCGGAAGCAGTCGTTAGTTACGCGCGTTTCCGCGACCTCGAGGTTGATCGCGAGTGATGCGGTCTACGCAAAGGTGTTGGCATGAAGAGAGTTGCAATAGTCGGAGCAGGACAAAGCAAGTATGGCGAATTCACCGACAAGGGCATCAAAGAACTGTTCTTCGAAGCATACAAGGACATGAGCGCTAGCGTAGACAATGGTCTAGACCCGAAAGCCATCGAGGCCGCCTACATAGGCAACCTCGGCTCGGGAGGCTTTCAGCTTGGAAACATGTCCGCTCTGGTGATGGAGTATTGCGGCCTTCCTTACATCTTGACGATGAGGATTGAGAACGCATGTGCATCAGGCGGGTACGCGCTCGTCGCCGCGATAATGGATGTGCTCTCTGGCACACACAAGGTTGCATTGGCTGGAGGCGTCGAGAAGATGACAGACGTGTCTAGCACGAAGCAGAAGTACTGGCTCGGCGTCTCTGGTGACACCGAGTACGAGAGACTTGCCGGCACGACCTTCTCCGGCCTGTACGCGCTGATCGCTCAGAGACACATGCACGAGTTCGGAACCAAGCGCGAACATCTATCGATGGTGGCTGTCAAGAACCACAAGAACGGCGCACAGAACCCGAAGGCGCAGTTCCAGAGGGAGATCACCCTCGAGCAAGCGATGAAAGGGCCGATTGTTGCCGCTCCCTTGAATCTGTTCGACTGCTGTTCGACCACCGATGGCGCCTCGGCAGTTCTCGTGTGCGATGCGGACATCGCTAAACAGTTCACTGACACACCGATCTACGTGGCTGGGTTCGGCACATCGAGCGACTACCTGGCGATCCATGACAGGGTGAACACCGTCACTCTCGAGGGCACAAAGAAGGCCAGCGAGAGGGCATACAAGATGGCGGGACTAACGGCAAAGGATATTCATCTTGCAGAGGTCCACGACTGTTTCACGATAGCCGAGCTCCTTGCGTACGAAGATCTCGGATTCTGCGAGAAGGGCAAGGCAGGGCAGTTCATCGAAGAAGGCCACACCCAGATAGGTGGGGACAAGCCCGTAAATGCTAGCGGCGGCCTGAAGTCCAAAGGACATCCGATTGGATCGACCGGGACAGGACAGGCGTATGAGATGTTCAACCAGCTCAGAGGAACGGTTCAGAAACCCACAAGACAGGTCAAGAACGCCGAAATAGGGTTGGTGCACAATGTAGGCGGTTCAGGTGGGACCGTCGCTGTTACAATCATGAGGAGGTGAACGGGTTGGCGACTGGCATTTCAGGATATGGTACATACATCCCGAGGTTCAGGATCAAGAAGGAAGAGTACACAAAGGCCTGGGGTTCGTTCTCTGCCGCTGGTGTGAACGAGAAATCCGTCATGGGCTTCGACGAGGACGTGTTGACATCGGCGGTCAAGGTTTCGAAGCGAGCGCTTGAATCCGTGCCGCTCACGCCTGATAAGGTGTCGAGATTCGCCTTGGCATCCACTTCCGCTCCGTATGTCGAGAAGCTGCTGTCGGGCACGGTGCTCGTGAGCCTGGGCATACCGAACTCCGCGTTCGCATCGGATCACACAACATCTACAAGGGCGGGAACCGAAGCCATGATATCCAGCTTCGAGCACCTGGCCGCCAACCACGGTGGAAACGCGGTGGTCGCCGCCGCGGACGCACCTAGGGCAAGCATGTGGAACTCGTTCGAGCATCCACTGGGAGCTGGCGCCGCAGCGTTCGTCCTTTCGGGAGACAACCTTATAGCCGAGCTCGAAGGGCATGCGTCATACGCCAGCGAGTACTTCGGAGAGCGGTTCAAGGCGAGGAACGACGAGCTGATCCAGGACATAAACGTTAAGAAGTTCGAGGAATCGTCCCTGATTGTCAACACCACGAAGGCAGGCACCGCGCTCATGAAGAAGCTGAACAGGAATCCCGAGGACTACCAGCACGTGGTCATACAGCAGCCCGACGCCAAGGTCCCGGCCACGGTAGCCGCGAGACTGCACTTCACTGATGTTCAACTGGCAGCGGGCCTGGTCTCGAAATCGGTCGGCGACCTCGGGGCAGGCTCTGCGCTCGTGGGACTCGCAGCAGTCCTGGACGTCGCGAAGGTCGGCGACAAGGTGATGGTAATCTCCTACGGTTCAGGCGCTGGCAGCGACGCCCTGAGCTTCAAGGTTGTCAGCGAGAGGAAATCACCCTTCAAGGTACAGACAGAGCTCGACCGCAAGGAGTACATCGACTATGTCAAGTACCTCAAACTCAAAGGAGCAATCGTGTGAGGTGAGATGATATGGCACATGTTTCAATCCCGATGTATTGGAGGACCATCCCCCAGAGGTACAAGCTCGTAGGTCACAAGTGCAAGAAGTGCGGCCACATCAACTTCCCGCCCAAGGGCGTCTGCAAGTCCTGCAACGCATCCTCGGAGTTCGAGGAGGTGCAGATGAGCGGCAGGGGGAAGATCCACACCTTCGTCCTGATAAGCGCAGGCGGTGCGCCCCCGGAATTCGCGGAGCAGGAGAAGGCAGGAGGACAGTACCCAGTGGCCATCGTGGAGTTCGAGGAGGGCCCGAAGGTCATAGGCCAGATTGCGGACGCCGACCCGAAGGAGGTCAAGATCGGGATGCCGGTCAAGACCGAGCTAAGGAAGATATACAGCGAAGAGGGCGTCATAAGATACGGATTCAAGTTCGTCCCAGTAGCGGAAGGAAAGTGATTAGATGGACCCTGGAAAGATGATGACAATGAAGGAGGCGGTGTCGAAGTACGTCAAGGACGACGACATCATCTACTTGGCGGGATTCACGCACATGATCCCGTTCGCTGCAGGCCATGAGATCATCCGGCAGAAGAGGCGGAACATGACCCTCTGCCGGGCAACGCCGGATATCATATACGATCAGATGATAGCTGCCGGTTGCTGCAAGAAGGCGATGTTCAGCTACGCCGGAAACCCTGGCGTCGGTTCACTTAGGTGCTTCAGGAGGGCCCTGGAGAAGGGCCAGCCGAACAAGATCGAGATCGAGGAGTATACGCACTTCGGCCTGTCAGGCAGGCTTTACGCGGGGGCGACCAACATGCCGTTCCTGCCGATGCGCACGAACCTTGGCTCGGACCTCCCGGCACAGAACCCCAACATGAAGACGATCAAGGACCCATACTCTGGCGACGAGGTGTCCATCGTACCGCCGCTGAAGCCAGACCTGGCGGTCGTGCATGTCCAGAGATGTGACATAGAGGGCAACTCGCACATATGGGGGATCATAGGTGAGCAGAAGGATGCGGCGTTCGCGTCCAAGAAGGTCATAATCAGCACAGAGGACATCGTGGACGAGTCGGTCATAAGATCCGACCCGAACAGGACCGTGATTCCGGACTTCGTTGTACACGCGGTCGTGCACGAGCCATGGTGCGCGCACCCGTCATACACCCAGGGGTACTACGACAGAGACAACGAATTCTACATGCAGTGGGACGAGATAACTAAGGAGCACGACACGACATTGAAGTACCTGGATGAATGGGTCTTCGGAGTCGAGGACAGGGCGGCGTACATGAAGAAGATCTCGGCGGAGAAGCTGCTGAAGCTGAAGCCGAAGGCGGCCTACTGCACGCCCGTCGACTACGGGACTTTGTGAGGAGGATGATGACTGTGACAGAAGTAACTCCGAGCGAATTGATGGTCATAGTAGCGGCAAGGGAACTCAAGGACAGGGAATCGGTCCTTGTAGGCGTGGGCATTCCGAACCTGGCAGCCAACCTGGCGAAGAAGCTCCAGGCGCCGCACCTGAACATGGTGTACGAGTCGGGGGCGGTGGGCTCCAACCCAACAAGGATGCCTTTATCCATAGGCGACCCATGCCTCGTCACGGGCGCGAAGAGCGTCTGCTCGATGTACGAGCAGTTCGCATACTACCTTCAGGGCGGTAGGATAGACGTCGGCTTCCTTGGAGGCGCGCAGATCGACAAATACGGGAACATCAACTCGACGGTCATCGGCCAGTACGCTGCTCCCAAGGTCAGACTGCCTGGCAGTGGCGGAGCATGCGACATCGCGTCAAACGTCAAGAAGATCATCGTGATAACCCCCCACGAGAAACGCAGGTTCGTCGAGAAAGTGGACTTCCTGACGAGTCCGGGGTTCATCGACGGCAAGGAGAAGTGGAAGCAGCTGAAGTTGCAGGGCGGCGGCCCCTTTGCAGTCATCACAAACCTGTGCACAATGAAGTTTGACGAGATCACAGGCGAGATGACCGTCGTGTCTCTCCATCCCGGCGTCACGCTAGAAAAGGTTCAGGAGAACACCCCTTGGAAGCTCAAGGTGGTCGAGAGATTGGAGAACACTCCCGCGCCGACGGATAGAGAAATCGCAACGCTCCGCGCGCTAGATCCCGCTAAGACATATCTGGGGTGATTGCAGGTGTGCGCTGAATTCGATCCGATCTCTGAATATCAAGCGAAGACGACGAAGAGCTTTGAACTGTTCAAGCACGCTTGCCAACACCTCCCTGGTGGTGTCACGGGCAATATCAAGTTCTACAAACCGTACCCGATCTACGCAAAGCGTGCGAAGGGATCTCACCTCTGGGATGTAGACGGCAACGAGTACATAGACTACATGCTGTGCTTCGGTCCTCTGATTCTGGGGCATGGACACCCGAGGGTGATGCAAGCGATCCAGAAGCAGCTGGAGGACGATGGCACTACAATCTTCGGCCCGCCACATGAGCTCGAGGTGAAGATGGCTGAGCGGCTGAACCGCATCTTCCCCAGCGCGGAGATGACACGATTCGCGAACTCCGGGCTCGAAGCGACCATGCACGCGCTACGGGTTGCCAGAGGGTTCAAACGGAAGAGCCGAATCGCCAAGTTCGAGGGACACTATCACGGGTGCTACGACGAGGCTTTGGTCAGCCTGACGCCGTCCGAGGAGACAGCCGGGCCGGAGGCGGCCCCCCAGCCAGTGTCCTGTTCGATGGGGACATCGGACTACACCCTCCAGAGCGTACAGGTCCTGCCTTTCAACGACACGGAGAACACAATTCGGCTGCTGAGAGCGCACAAGGGCGATCTGGCAGCAGTGATCATGGAGCCGATCCAGAGGGGGTTCATCCCCTCAGATCCCGAGTTCTTGAAGGCCGTCCGCGAGACGACAACTGAGCTTGGGATCGTATTGATATTCGACGAGGTGATGTCGGGCTTCCGCATGGATCGACTGGGTGGAGCGCAAACGATGATGGGAGTAACTCCGGACTTGATGTGCCTAGGCAAGATCATCGGTGGAGGATTCCCATGTGGCGCGTTCCTCGGCAGGCGGGAGATCATGGAAGTGGTCAATCCCTTCACCAGGAACAAGGATGATAGAGTCTTCCACGGCGGCACATTCAACGGCCATCCGACAATACTGGCCGCAGGAATGGCAACATTGGATGTGCTCGATGAACCAGAGACCTATCCATACCTGAACCGGATCACGGAGAAGCTTCAAAATGGCATGAACGATCTCTTCGATAGACTGAATGTTGAGGCCCAAGCTATAGGTCCGGGTTCGACGTTCAAGATTGTCTTCAGCAAGAGGAAGCTGTGCGACTACAGGGACGCTCTGAAGTGTGACCAGAAGAAGCAGCAGCTTTTCGACTTTGGCATGATCTCACGAGGCATCCACTTCCACCCTGACAAGCCGTTCTACACATGCACTGAGCATACAGACAAGGATGTCGAACACACCCTGAATGTCGCCGAAGAAGTCCTCATGAAGATGAGGTAGGCGGATAATCAGACCTCGGCAACCAGCTTGCCCTCGAACTCGGCTACTGCGGGGCCTGTCATATAGGCGTTGCCGTCCTTGGCGAACTCAATCCCGATGTCCCCTCCGAGTGCATGTACTGTCACAATGCCCGGCTTGACCCACCCCAGGGTGTGCGCCACAAAAGCGCTCGCGGTGGCGCCTGTCCCACATGCCATGGTCTCGTTGTAGACTCCTCGCTCGTAGGTCCTGACCTTTATCTCGTGATCCCCCACGACCTGCACAAAATTGATGTTGATGCCATCGGGGAAGCGAGTGCGGTCCCCGTTCACCAAGTCGCCGATCATCCTCACGTTCTCGGAACCAAGATGCTCGGACCTCACGACAACATGCGGCTCCCCTGAGTTGACGACATATCCGGACAGGGACCGTTCGGTTGAATCTAACGGGATGACAATCAGCCCGTCCTTCACACTCAGTCTCCCTGGAATGTACTCTCTGAGGTCCTTCGTGCCAGTCCTGACGGATCCCATATTCGCGCGATACTGTCCGCCGGCATGCGTAACCTGCTTGACACCATCCTTCGTCAGGATGTCTACAGCATCTTTGCCTAGCTTGTTCGCAACATAGGCGGCCACGCACCGCAGTCCGTTACCGCACATGTCTGCTTCATTTCCAGCGGGCTCGAAGAGCCTCATGGAGCCGTGCACGCCTTCTGCCTTCTCGATGAATATGACACCGTCCGCGCCGACCTTGAAATGCCTATCGCATAGCTTACGGGCCAGCTTGCTTCGGTCCGAGTCAGGGGTTACAGGACCTTCCATCTCGTCCTTGATGATGAAATCGTTCCCGCAACCCTGGTACTTGACGAACCTGAAATCGTATTTCATACCGGTACCTGGATGGCAAGTCAGGATTTAATCATGATGCGCAGGACATCAACCCAGACAACCGTTAAATAAGCAGGGCGGGATTCCTGAATCCGAACCAGCTCGCTCTCGGGACAGGGGAGGAAGCATTGCACGACATTCTGATCAAAGGCGGGAGGGTCATTGACGGCTCGGGAGCTCCTGCGACTCCGCTTGATGTGGCAATCGACGCGACGAAGATATCCGGCCTTCACAAGCGCTCAGATTCTAGGGCAACCGTGACAATCGATGCCGCCGGCAAGGTCGTTTGCCCTGGGTTTATCGATATCCACTCCCACTCGGAACTGTCCCTGCTCTGCAATCCACTGGCAGAGAGCAAGATCCGGCAGGGGGTCACGACAGAGCTCGTAGGCAACTGCGGGATGTCGCCCGCTCCCGTGATCGGTGCTGCCAAGGACTACATTGAAGAGTACGCCAGAATGCTCGATGTCTATGTCGACTGGGTGACCCTCGACGAGTACCTGCTCAGGTTATTGAACCTTAGGACGTCCGTCAATGTCGCCTCTCTCATCGGAGCGGGAATGCTCCGGGCAAGCGTCATCGGTACAAAAGACGTCAGCGCGGATGAAGAACAGCTCAGCAAGATGAACCAACTGCTCGCGGATGCGATGCTCCAGGGCGCATTCGGCCTGTCCTCGGGCCTGATATACGCCCCTGACTGCTACTCAAGCACCCAGGAACTGGTATCCCTCGCTTCCACATCGGCCTCCATGGGCGGACTATACACCAGCCATATAAGAGGGGAGGGCAGAACCCTGGTGTCGGCAGTACGGGAGGCCATCCAGATTGGACGGGAGGCTCCGACCAGGGTCGAGATATCCCATCATAAGGCTTGCGGCAAGTCCAGCTGGGGGGTCGTGAACCAGACGCTCAAGATGATCGAGGATGCGAGGACGTCGGGGGTCGACGTCGCCTTTGACGTCTACCCGTACACCGCCTCGAGCACGACCCTGGACACCATCCTGCCGCCATGGGCAAGAGAGGGGGACAAGGAGACGATTCTTGCTAGGCTTGCGGACCCCGAAACGAGGAAGAGGATATGCGAGGAGTTCAGGAACTCGTCCGATACCTG
The Candidatus Thermoplasmatota archaeon genome window above contains:
- a CDS encoding methionine adenosyltransferase, which gives rise to MERNIFIEQLTHTPIEKQNIEFVERKGIGHPDSIADGLAESVSRALCKMYRERYGRILHHNTDEVEVVGGQSAPRFGGGYMLEPIYVLLVGRATTEVNGERLPYRTCALKAAYSYLEKTCKNLDVEWDVTLDCRIGQGSVDLRGLYETKRLLANDTSFGVGFAPLSETEKITLETEKFINCKLWHKLPELGEDVKVMACRMGDEIDLTVAVAIVSSKVPDKGHYESAIEEATSKIHDFAQGFTDRKLKVFVNTADDYRKGIYYLTVSGLSMENGDDGSVGRGNRANGLITPMRPMSMEASAGKNPVTHVGKLYNILANIVASDIIKMGKGDIVEVHTRMLSQIGRPIDAPQAASANVIYAPNVNQKRYEKEIRAIYDDGLARITDLTDLIVKGKVTVF
- the ablA gene encoding lysine 2,3-aminomutase, translating into MRSYKEVSLWKNVTKEQWDDWRWQVANRITTVDQLKEVVNLTPDEEAGVHESLKILRMAISPYFAMLMDPDDPHDPIRMQAIPTIKELDFSASDMEDPLFEDIDSPVHGLTHRYPDRVLFLITDMCANYCRHCTRRRLAGQQDHQRDKASIDAAIKYITKHEEIRDVLLSGGDPLLVSDSFLEDIIKRLKAIDHVEIVRIGSRTPCTMPQRITPELCKMLTKYHPMWLNTHFNHPKEITPESKKAVEMLVDHGIPVGNQSVLLKGINDCPTIMKKLVQDLVKIRCRPYYFYQCDLSRGIEHFRTSVAKGIEIAEALRGHTSGFSIPTFIVDGPGGGGKIPIAPQYLISMSDKRVVLRNYEGGTFSYPEPKDRISVCPPTCKMCDDYSKVESKEGVAGVLSGKKMCLVPEGSLRESRRKGYRKKK
- a CDS encoding thiolase domain-containing protein; protein product: MKRVAIVGAGQSKYGEFTDKGIKELFFEAYKDMSASVDNGLDPKAIEAAYIGNLGSGGFQLGNMSALVMEYCGLPYILTMRIENACASGGYALVAAIMDVLSGTHKVALAGGVEKMTDVSSTKQKYWLGVSGDTEYERLAGTTFSGLYALIAQRHMHEFGTKREHLSMVAVKNHKNGAQNPKAQFQREITLEQAMKGPIVAAPLNLFDCCSTTDGASAVLVCDADIAKQFTDTPIYVAGFGTSSDYLAIHDRVNTVTLEGTKKASERAYKMAGLTAKDIHLAEVHDCFTIAELLAYEDLGFCEKGKAGQFIEEGHTQIGGDKPVNASGGLKSKGHPIGSTGTGQAYEMFNQLRGTVQKPTRQVKNAEIGLVHNVGGSGGTVAVTIMRR
- a CDS encoding hydroxymethylglutaryl-CoA synthase gives rise to the protein MATGISGYGTYIPRFRIKKEEYTKAWGSFSAAGVNEKSVMGFDEDVLTSAVKVSKRALESVPLTPDKVSRFALASTSAPYVEKLLSGTVLVSLGIPNSAFASDHTTSTRAGTEAMISSFEHLAANHGGNAVVAAADAPRASMWNSFEHPLGAGAAAFVLSGDNLIAELEGHASYASEYFGERFKARNDELIQDINVKKFEESSLIVNTTKAGTALMKKLNRNPEDYQHVVIQQPDAKVPATVAARLHFTDVQLAAGLVSKSVGDLGAGSALVGLAAVLDVAKVGDKVMVISYGSGAGSDALSFKVVSERKSPFKVQTELDRKEYIDYVKYLKLKGAIV
- a CDS encoding Zn-ribbon domain-containing OB-fold protein, which produces MAHVSIPMYWRTIPQRYKLVGHKCKKCGHINFPPKGVCKSCNASSEFEEVQMSGRGKIHTFVLISAGGAPPEFAEQEKAGGQYPVAIVEFEEGPKVIGQIADADPKEVKIGMPVKTELRKIYSEEGVIRYGFKFVPVAEGK
- a CDS encoding CoA transferase subunit A, producing the protein MKEAVSKYVKDDDIIYLAGFTHMIPFAAGHEIIRQKRRNMTLCRATPDIIYDQMIAAGCCKKAMFSYAGNPGVGSLRCFRRALEKGQPNKIEIEEYTHFGLSGRLYAGATNMPFLPMRTNLGSDLPAQNPNMKTIKDPYSGDEVSIVPPLKPDLAVVHVQRCDIEGNSHIWGIIGEQKDAAFASKKVIISTEDIVDESVIRSDPNRTVIPDFVVHAVVHEPWCAHPSYTQGYYDRDNEFYMQWDEITKEHDTTLKYLDEWVFGVEDRAAYMKKISAEKLLKLKPKAAYCTPVDYGTL
- a CDS encoding CoA-transferase subunit beta translates to MTVTEVTPSELMVIVAARELKDRESVLVGVGIPNLAANLAKKLQAPHLNMVYESGAVGSNPTRMPLSIGDPCLVTGAKSVCSMYEQFAYYLQGGRIDVGFLGGAQIDKYGNINSTVIGQYAAPKVRLPGSGGACDIASNVKKIIVITPHEKRRFVEKVDFLTSPGFIDGKEKWKQLKLQGGGPFAVITNLCTMKFDEITGEMTVVSLHPGVTLEKVQENTPWKLKVVERLENTPAPTDREIATLRALDPAKTYLG
- a CDS encoding glutamate-1-semialdehyde 2,1-aminomutase — translated: MCAEFDPISEYQAKTTKSFELFKHACQHLPGGVTGNIKFYKPYPIYAKRAKGSHLWDVDGNEYIDYMLCFGPLILGHGHPRVMQAIQKQLEDDGTTIFGPPHELEVKMAERLNRIFPSAEMTRFANSGLEATMHALRVARGFKRKSRIAKFEGHYHGCYDEALVSLTPSEETAGPEAAPQPVSCSMGTSDYTLQSVQVLPFNDTENTIRLLRAHKGDLAAVIMEPIQRGFIPSDPEFLKAVRETTTELGIVLIFDEVMSGFRMDRLGGAQTMMGVTPDLMCLGKIIGGGFPCGAFLGRREIMEVVNPFTRNKDDRVFHGGTFNGHPTILAAGMATLDVLDEPETYPYLNRITEKLQNGMNDLFDRLNVEAQAIGPGSTFKIVFSKRKLCDYRDALKCDQKKQQLFDFGMISRGIHFHPDKPFYTCTEHTDKDVEHTLNVAEEVLMKMR
- the dapF gene encoding diaminopimelate epimerase translates to MKYDFRFVKYQGCGNDFIIKDEMEGPVTPDSDRSKLARKLCDRHFKVGADGVIFIEKAEGVHGSMRLFEPAGNEADMCGNGLRCVAAYVANKLGKDAVDILTKDGVKQVTHAGGQYRANMGSVRTGTKDLREYIPGRLSVKDGLIVIPLDSTERSLSGYVVNSGEPHVVVRSEHLGSENVRMIGDLVNGDRTRFPDGININFVQVVGDHEIKVRTYERGVYNETMACGTGATASAFVAHTLGWVKPGIVTVHALGGDIGIEFAKDGNAYMTGPAVAEFEGKLVAEV
- a CDS encoding amidohydrolase family protein, whose product is MHDILIKGGRVIDGSGAPATPLDVAIDATKISGLHKRSDSRATVTIDAAGKVVCPGFIDIHSHSELSLLCNPLAESKIRQGVTTELVGNCGMSPAPVIGAAKDYIEEYARMLDVYVDWVTLDEYLLRLLNLRTSVNVASLIGAGMLRASVIGTKDVSADEEQLSKMNQLLADAMLQGAFGLSSGLIYAPDCYSSTQELVSLASTSASMGGLYTSHIRGEGRTLVSAVREAIQIGREAPTRVEISHHKACGKSSWGVVNQTLKMIEDARTSGVDVAFDVYPYTASSTTLDTILPPWAREGDKETILARLADPETRKRICEEFRNSSDTWEDIAAETGWDKIILVGFSRESNRRFENKSVTQIAAMLGKSPDDTALDLIADEELQLAAIFHEIDENDVMKVISHPLASIGSDG